Proteins encoded by one window of Akkermansia muciniphila ATCC BAA-835:
- a CDS encoding GreA/GreB family elongation factor, which yields MHADLEKLLSLGKITPSLAEKLDRIAPGRYCFHASWGAGKVISWNLPAKKLVIDFEENPEHEVALEFAPRILEFISDDHFLAKRYEDTESLINLSVDDPVELVRVTLQGYGNSLTPEKLEAALKGTVIAADKWKNWWDKVRAMLRSNVQFMMPTRKGERITLRANILSRAQAALEDYNKAADLKAKVRVLDGIKMEAVMAEPDAVNALIRAVDADVRNGGSLALQQVLELAVLRDDLIASLKNTEAAKEAYPLRSIVEANIGDVGRFAEVLNSMPAVRQKRVYATLPAIFGEDWPQKALELFDAGGARAVGEIAKFLIEEGQDKVLVKHLKHELLRQTLPAESLIWICRQRHDASKPLFGLPVGIAMLSLIEQDHMDGGPNRMLRLKNLFMEDKSIIQEMIKGQDVAEVRQFAKMLYNTSAFSEQDRGALMARIISVFPDLHAIVLDALVDNSDKPEPIFVSWESLEARKKELEELVNVKIPENLHNKKISRAEGDLRENGGYQDAKEVEKVLNRRRAELEHALALARGTDFAVTDTSRAAMGTKVTLQPLNGGEPVVYTILGAWDTNPEKHIVSYLSQVGKELTGKSVGDQVKIVPMDGDKKKVYTITKIEAAF from the coding sequence ATGCACGCCGACTTGGAGAAATTATTGTCTCTGGGGAAAATTACCCCCTCTCTCGCCGAAAAACTTGATCGCATCGCACCTGGCCGTTACTGCTTCCATGCTTCCTGGGGCGCCGGAAAAGTCATTTCCTGGAATCTCCCCGCCAAAAAGCTGGTCATTGATTTTGAGGAAAATCCGGAACACGAAGTTGCCCTGGAATTCGCTCCCAGAATTTTGGAGTTCATCAGTGACGACCATTTCCTGGCCAAGCGGTATGAAGATACCGAATCCCTGATCAACCTGTCCGTGGATGACCCGGTGGAACTGGTGCGCGTTACCTTGCAGGGCTACGGTAATTCCCTTACTCCGGAGAAGCTGGAAGCCGCGCTGAAAGGCACCGTAATTGCGGCGGACAAGTGGAAAAACTGGTGGGACAAGGTGCGCGCCATGCTCCGTTCCAATGTCCAGTTCATGATGCCCACCCGCAAGGGCGAACGCATCACGCTTCGCGCGAATATCCTTTCCCGCGCGCAGGCGGCCCTGGAAGATTACAATAAGGCCGCCGACCTGAAAGCCAAGGTGCGTGTGCTGGACGGCATCAAAATGGAAGCGGTCATGGCAGAGCCGGATGCCGTCAATGCCCTGATTCGTGCCGTGGATGCTGATGTGCGCAACGGCGGCAGCCTGGCTCTCCAGCAGGTGCTGGAGCTGGCCGTGCTCAGGGATGACCTGATTGCCTCCCTTAAAAATACGGAGGCGGCCAAGGAAGCTTATCCCCTTCGTTCCATCGTGGAAGCCAATATCGGCGATGTGGGCCGCTTCGCGGAAGTGCTCAATTCCATGCCTGCCGTGCGGCAGAAGCGCGTGTATGCCACGCTGCCCGCCATCTTTGGGGAGGATTGGCCGCAGAAGGCGCTGGAGCTTTTTGATGCAGGCGGCGCCCGCGCCGTGGGGGAAATCGCCAAATTCCTGATAGAAGAAGGGCAGGACAAGGTACTGGTCAAGCATTTGAAGCATGAATTGCTGCGCCAGACCCTTCCGGCGGAGTCCCTCATCTGGATATGCCGCCAGCGGCATGACGCTTCCAAGCCTCTTTTTGGCCTCCCTGTGGGCATTGCGATGCTTTCCCTGATTGAACAGGACCACATGGACGGCGGCCCCAACCGCATGCTGCGCCTGAAGAACCTGTTCATGGAGGATAAGAGCATCATCCAGGAAATGATCAAGGGGCAGGATGTGGCGGAAGTCCGCCAGTTTGCCAAGATGCTGTACAACACCTCCGCTTTCTCCGAACAGGACCGCGGCGCGCTGATGGCCCGCATCATCAGCGTATTCCCGGACCTGCACGCCATTGTGCTGGACGCCCTGGTGGACAACTCCGACAAACCGGAACCGATTTTCGTTTCCTGGGAAAGCCTGGAGGCCCGCAAGAAGGAGCTGGAAGAACTGGTAAACGTGAAAATTCCGGAAAACCTGCATAACAAGAAGATTTCCCGTGCGGAGGGGGATCTCCGCGAAAACGGCGGCTACCAGGATGCCAAGGAAGTGGAGAAGGTGCTCAACCGCCGCCGGGCGGAACTGGAACATGCGCTGGCCCTGGCCCGCGGCACGGACTTTGCCGTGACGGATACCTCCCGCGCCGCCATGGGAACGAAGGTGACTCTTCAGCCGTTGAATGGCGGGGAGCCCGTGGTGTACACCATTCTGGGCGCGTGGGACACAAATCCGGAAAAGCATATCGTCTCCTATCTTTCCCAGGTCGGCAAGGAGCTGACGGGCAAAAGCGTAGGGGACCAGGTGAAGATTGTCCCGATGGACGGCGACAAAAAAAAGGTGTATACTATTACGAAGATTGAAGCCGCTTTCTAA
- the purL gene encoding phosphoribosylformylglycinamidine synthase subunit PurL: MSAKTYRTVPVRNLSSDELLELSKKQKLSLSREDMEVVQQIFREIDRDPTDVELEVIAQTWSEHCKHRIFSASISHSVNGGAPETVNSLFKTYIKKPSEKIMERKPGFVLSAFDDNAGFIALDDNLAVCLKAETHNHPSAIEPYAGANTGLGGVIRDILGAGKGAKPIASLDVFCFGAPDTNPADITAPDVIHPLGIMRGVVRGVRDYGNRMGIPTVNGAIQFDPTYIYNPLVFCGTAGVIPRGDILKEMRPGLKVIVIGGRTGRDGLKGATFSSAALDEASHEEDFTAVQIGNPIEEKKTLDFILEARERGLIVFITDCGAGGFSSAAGEMLSVTGGEIFLDNAPLKEPGLISWEIFLSESQERMVMAVEEKDLPELRKLADTFQTELTVLGHSDDTGILKVWHKGELVCCLDNSKLHDAPIKKLESVFTPGKALTGQPLPDKDLNKSLETVMGDFAIVSREPIIREYDHEVQGNTILKPLAGAQADAPQDGSVVDIDGSDKCMAMACAILPEWGKTDPYAMGTGTVDECVRQLILVGSNPDKIGLLDNFCMGNPEDPAELGRLVECVKAIAKAADAYNAPFISGKDSFYNYFETEDGPINVPVTFLCSGFGVVENPDHVIGSSLRRSNSLLYLIGHTEDEMGGSVFARTHGVEDGKVPQTDCAANMELYKAYYGALTSGLVLSAHDVSEGGLAVTAAEMAFSGKGGVRLDLTKVPTVNGWKSPAVPLFSESTGRILVEVDPEFAADFETAMDGFPCACIGGVTEEKRLTATCCGGEKVLDCDIANLKKLWKDGLTPYY, translated from the coding sequence ATGTCCGCCAAAACCTACCGAACCGTTCCCGTGAGGAACCTGAGCAGCGACGAACTGCTTGAGCTCAGCAAGAAACAGAAGCTTTCCCTGTCCCGTGAAGACATGGAAGTCGTCCAGCAGATTTTCCGGGAAATCGACCGCGACCCCACTGACGTGGAACTGGAAGTAATCGCCCAGACGTGGTCGGAACACTGCAAACACCGCATCTTCTCCGCCTCCATCAGCCACAGCGTCAACGGCGGCGCACCGGAGACGGTGAACAGCCTGTTCAAGACCTACATCAAGAAGCCTTCCGAAAAGATCATGGAACGCAAACCGGGCTTCGTGCTCAGCGCGTTTGACGACAATGCCGGCTTCATCGCCCTGGACGACAACCTGGCCGTCTGCCTGAAGGCGGAAACGCACAACCACCCCTCCGCCATTGAACCGTACGCGGGGGCCAACACCGGGCTGGGCGGCGTTATCCGCGACATCCTGGGCGCAGGCAAGGGTGCCAAGCCCATCGCCTCCCTGGATGTCTTCTGCTTCGGCGCTCCGGACACGAATCCGGCAGACATCACCGCCCCGGACGTCATCCACCCCCTGGGCATCATGCGCGGCGTGGTGCGCGGCGTGCGCGACTACGGCAACCGCATGGGCATTCCCACCGTCAACGGCGCCATCCAGTTTGACCCCACGTACATTTACAACCCCCTCGTCTTCTGCGGCACCGCCGGCGTGATTCCGCGCGGCGACATCCTGAAGGAAATGCGTCCCGGCCTCAAGGTCATCGTCATCGGCGGGCGCACGGGACGGGACGGCCTCAAGGGAGCCACGTTCTCTTCCGCCGCTCTGGATGAAGCCTCCCATGAGGAAGACTTCACCGCCGTGCAAATCGGTAACCCGATTGAAGAGAAGAAAACGCTGGACTTCATTCTGGAAGCGCGCGAACGCGGCCTCATCGTCTTTATTACGGACTGCGGCGCCGGCGGCTTCTCTTCCGCCGCCGGGGAAATGCTCTCCGTCACGGGCGGTGAAATTTTCCTGGACAACGCCCCTCTCAAGGAACCGGGCCTCATCTCCTGGGAAATCTTCCTGTCGGAATCCCAGGAACGCATGGTTATGGCCGTGGAGGAAAAAGACCTTCCGGAACTCCGGAAGCTGGCAGACACCTTCCAGACGGAACTGACCGTCCTAGGCCATTCCGACGATACGGGAATCCTGAAGGTCTGGCACAAGGGGGAACTCGTCTGCTGCCTGGACAACTCCAAGCTGCATGACGCCCCCATCAAGAAGCTGGAATCCGTATTCACTCCCGGCAAGGCGCTCACGGGCCAGCCCCTCCCGGACAAGGATCTGAATAAATCCCTGGAAACCGTGATGGGGGATTTCGCCATCGTTTCCCGGGAACCCATCATCCGCGAGTATGACCACGAGGTGCAGGGCAACACCATCCTGAAGCCTCTGGCGGGCGCCCAGGCGGACGCTCCGCAGGACGGCTCCGTGGTGGATATCGACGGCTCGGACAAATGCATGGCCATGGCTTGCGCCATTCTTCCGGAATGGGGCAAAACGGATCCCTACGCCATGGGTACCGGCACCGTGGATGAATGTGTGCGCCAGCTCATCCTGGTTGGCTCCAACCCGGACAAAATCGGCCTGCTGGACAACTTCTGCATGGGTAATCCGGAAGATCCGGCGGAACTCGGCCGCCTGGTGGAATGCGTGAAAGCCATCGCCAAGGCGGCGGACGCGTACAATGCCCCCTTCATTTCCGGCAAGGACTCCTTCTACAACTATTTTGAAACGGAAGACGGCCCTATCAACGTGCCCGTCACCTTCCTCTGCTCCGGCTTTGGTGTGGTGGAAAACCCGGACCACGTCATCGGTTCTTCCCTGAGGCGGAGCAACAGCCTGCTGTACCTCATCGGCCATACGGAAGATGAAATGGGCGGTTCCGTCTTCGCCCGCACCCACGGGGTGGAAGACGGCAAGGTTCCCCAGACGGACTGCGCCGCGAACATGGAACTGTACAAAGCCTACTACGGCGCCCTGACTTCCGGTCTGGTGCTCTCCGCCCATGACGTTTCCGAAGGCGGCCTGGCCGTCACGGCGGCGGAAATGGCCTTTTCCGGCAAGGGAGGCGTTCGGCTGGATCTCACGAAAGTACCGACCGTCAACGGCTGGAAATCCCCCGCAGTGCCTCTGTTCAGTGAAAGCACGGGCCGCATCCTTGTGGAGGTGGATCCGGAATTCGCCGCGGATTTTGAAACGGCTATGGACGGCTTCCCCTGCGCCTGCATCGGCGGTGTTACGGAGGAAAAGCGTCTCACGGCCACCTGCTGCGGCGGAGAAAAGGTGCTGGATTGCGACATAGCCAACCTCAAAAAACTCTGGAAGGACGGACTTACCCCCTATTATTGA
- a CDS encoding MauE/DoxX family redox-associated membrane protein, translating into MMLKEKIVRFCLLLLRLGMGGFFLFVAARKLLHLDQLQETIDRFAIFPEAWGHPLACLGVSCEIAVGLGLLFRRTCAGAALLGSALTFTFVALFVQGWARGLSLSCNCIGVERVVTSYPFEVAWRLVLFFLMLILLWDSCRKGKTYFNVTRLDFSEM; encoded by the coding sequence ATGATGCTAAAGGAAAAAATCGTCCGTTTCTGTTTGCTCCTGCTCCGGCTGGGGATGGGGGGCTTCTTCCTTTTTGTCGCGGCGCGCAAGCTGCTTCATCTGGACCAGCTTCAGGAGACGATCGACCGTTTCGCCATTTTCCCGGAGGCCTGGGGGCATCCTCTGGCCTGCCTGGGAGTGTCGTGCGAGATTGCGGTTGGCCTGGGGCTTCTGTTCCGCAGAACCTGCGCCGGGGCCGCGCTGCTGGGCAGTGCGCTTACGTTCACGTTCGTGGCGTTGTTCGTCCAGGGCTGGGCCAGGGGGCTTTCCCTTTCCTGCAACTGCATCGGTGTGGAGAGGGTGGTAACCAGCTATCCCTTTGAAGTGGCTTGGAGACTGGTCCTCTTTTTCCTCATGCTGATTCTCCTGTGGGATTCCTGCCGGAAGGGAAAAACGTACTTTAATGTGACCCGGCTGGATTTCAGTGAAATGTGA
- the purC gene encoding phosphoribosylaminoimidazolesuccinocarboxamide synthase yields MEPIYEGKAKRLYTTDNPNVLRMEYKDDATAGNGAKKAQFENKGRMNKAITLVIYRMLESKGVKTHLVADVDDINIDVKKVSILPLEVIVRNIAAGSFSRRMGVKEGTPFKKPIVEFSYKDDSLGDPFINDDYAREMNAATEEECVFLKNQARIVNDVLIDFFKQVGLTLVDFKIEFGRLAEDPSQIVLADEISPDTCRLWDIKTGEKMDKDRFRQDLGNVMEAYEEVLSRLQNKA; encoded by the coding sequence ATGGAACCTATTTACGAAGGGAAGGCCAAACGCCTTTATACGACTGACAATCCCAACGTCCTCCGCATGGAATACAAGGACGACGCCACTGCCGGAAACGGAGCCAAGAAGGCCCAGTTTGAAAACAAGGGCAGGATGAATAAGGCCATCACCCTGGTCATCTACCGCATGCTGGAAAGCAAGGGCGTGAAAACCCACCTGGTTGCGGACGTGGACGACATCAACATTGACGTAAAAAAGGTTTCCATCCTTCCTCTGGAAGTGATCGTGCGCAACATCGCCGCCGGCTCCTTCAGCCGCCGCATGGGCGTCAAGGAAGGCACCCCCTTCAAGAAGCCGATCGTGGAATTTTCCTACAAGGACGACAGCCTGGGCGACCCCTTCATTAATGATGACTACGCCCGGGAAATGAACGCCGCTACGGAAGAGGAATGCGTCTTCCTGAAGAATCAGGCCCGCATCGTGAATGACGTGCTGATTGACTTTTTCAAACAGGTCGGCCTTACGCTGGTGGACTTCAAAATCGAGTTCGGCCGCTTGGCGGAAGATCCCTCCCAAATCGTGCTGGCAGATGAAATTTCCCCGGATACCTGCCGCCTGTGGGACATCAAAACCGGCGAGAAGATGGACAAGGACCGCTTCCGCCAGGACCTCGGCAACGTGATGGAAGCCTACGAAGAAGTCCTTTCCCGGCTCCAGAACAAGGCTTGA
- a CDS encoding phosphoribosylformylglycinamidine synthase subunit PurQ — translation MPHALLLKYPGTNCDVETERALRAAGFSTQIQPIATATPEHVAKSQLVVLGGGFSYGDYVTSGRLAQLETERFLGDALQRHHAGGGMLLGICNGFQILTKLGILPDSSLIDNKKERFECVWAKLVKVARNSPFLQGLPDEFELPSAHAEGRLVTRPGDAEKYLASGNVALQYVDNRDGCECSIAGLQDSTGRAMGLMPHPERFLLPRHHYDKDWAGNEDWGWGYFLFKSAFDALK, via the coding sequence ATGCCTCACGCACTTTTACTGAAATACCCCGGCACCAACTGCGATGTGGAAACGGAACGCGCCCTGCGCGCGGCAGGGTTCTCCACCCAGATCCAGCCCATCGCCACGGCTACGCCGGAACACGTCGCAAAATCCCAGCTTGTCGTCCTGGGCGGCGGCTTCAGCTACGGAGACTACGTCACCAGCGGCCGCCTGGCCCAGTTGGAAACGGAACGCTTCCTGGGAGATGCCCTGCAGCGGCACCATGCCGGAGGAGGCATGCTCCTGGGCATCTGCAACGGGTTCCAGATTCTCACCAAGCTGGGCATTCTTCCCGACTCCAGCCTGATTGACAACAAAAAGGAACGCTTTGAATGCGTCTGGGCTAAACTGGTGAAAGTAGCCAGGAACTCTCCCTTCCTTCAAGGCCTGCCGGATGAATTCGAACTGCCCTCCGCCCATGCGGAAGGGCGCCTGGTCACCCGTCCCGGAGATGCGGAAAAATACCTGGCTTCCGGGAATGTGGCTCTCCAGTACGTAGACAACCGCGACGGCTGCGAATGCAGTATCGCCGGCCTCCAGGATTCCACCGGGCGCGCCATGGGTCTGATGCCCCATCCGGAACGCTTTCTGCTGCCCCGCCACCACTATGACAAGGACTGGGCCGGCAACGAAGACTGGGGCTGGGGGTACTTCCTCTTCAAATCCGCCTTTGACGCCCTGAAATAA
- a CDS encoding M42 family metallopeptidase: MKISDDSLEFLTELLETPSPSGFEIDAQRIWADELRKYTEDVQCDTYGNTWAVFHADAEEAPTLMIEAHADEIGFMIRHITKDGFLYVERVGGTDTAIARGRRVRFLGSQGEVMGVTGNTAIHLREPGEKEPKIWEIYVDVGASSDKEVAELGLRVGHVGVYCDGPMLMNENKLVCRALDNRLSGFILSEIARKLCKLKKPVSWNVVLVNAVQEEVGCIGAGMITHRLRPDAAICIDVTHATDSPGLDKGKFGDIRLGGGPAVIHGTANHPNLVARLEIVADKNKIPLQHEAAGRRTGTDTDSIYISRDGVASALVSVPLRYMHSPVETASLTDVENTIKLLLELVKSLMPGDSFGHKL; this comes from the coding sequence ATGAAGATTAGCGACGACAGCCTTGAATTCTTAACGGAACTTCTGGAAACCCCCAGCCCTTCCGGCTTTGAAATAGATGCCCAGCGCATCTGGGCGGACGAACTGCGCAAATATACGGAAGACGTCCAGTGCGACACTTACGGCAATACCTGGGCCGTCTTCCACGCGGACGCGGAAGAAGCCCCCACATTGATGATTGAAGCCCACGCGGATGAAATCGGCTTCATGATCCGCCATATCACCAAGGACGGCTTCCTGTATGTGGAACGCGTAGGCGGCACGGATACGGCCATCGCACGGGGGCGCCGCGTGCGCTTCCTGGGTTCCCAGGGAGAAGTGATGGGGGTGACCGGAAACACGGCCATCCACTTGCGGGAACCCGGAGAGAAGGAACCCAAAATCTGGGAAATTTACGTTGATGTAGGCGCCTCCTCCGACAAGGAAGTAGCGGAACTCGGTTTGCGCGTGGGCCATGTGGGCGTTTACTGCGACGGCCCCATGCTGATGAATGAAAACAAGCTGGTATGCCGGGCTCTGGACAACCGGCTGAGCGGCTTCATCCTGTCGGAAATAGCCCGCAAGCTGTGCAAGCTGAAAAAGCCCGTCTCCTGGAACGTGGTGCTCGTCAATGCCGTGCAGGAAGAAGTGGGCTGCATTGGCGCGGGAATGATTACCCACCGCCTGCGCCCGGATGCGGCTATCTGCATAGACGTGACTCATGCCACGGACTCGCCCGGACTGGACAAGGGCAAATTTGGCGATATCAGGCTTGGCGGCGGCCCTGCGGTCATCCACGGCACGGCCAACCATCCCAATCTGGTGGCCCGTCTGGAAATCGTGGCGGACAAGAACAAAATACCCCTCCAGCATGAAGCCGCCGGACGCCGCACCGGAACGGATACGGACAGTATCTACATCTCCCGCGACGGCGTAGCCTCCGCGCTGGTGTCCGTCCCCCTGCGCTATATGCACTCCCCGGTGGAAACGGCCTCTCTGACAGATGTGGAAAATACAATCAAGCTGCTGCTGGAATTGGTCAAATCCCTGATGCCGGGAGACTCTTTCGGGCACAAGCTGTAA
- a CDS encoding glycoside hydrolase family 2 protein — protein sequence MMKVTTILITAACLAGSFSLYADAVSDQEEAASSTGAYSVAGALRLPENVTKRDVYGMNVGWKLFKGEKEPEEAASPDVDDSSWESVNLPNGIELLPEEASGCSNYQGPVWYRKTFIPPSRLEGRRNTLYFEGIMGKSEVWVNGEKAAEHFGGYLPVIVNLDKWLKPGQKNVIAVKADNSNDASYPPGKPQEGLDFSYFGGIYRDVYLISTGPVYITDPNEAGTVAGGGVFFRTEFLDPRTRKGKVGVKVQVANQTDKERKVRVQAVMTDPKGVDPAGETVPLTIPPHSTGEVDIPLVLSNVKPWSPDNPDLYTLSVEVWDAAGGDHSKNPAHLLDNRSIRVGVRTVEITEKGLVLNGSLFPEKLIGGNRHQDFARLGNAVPNNLQWQDAVKLRKAGMRVIRSAHYPQDPAFMDACDRLGLFVIVATPGWQFWGSGPFADRVYDDIRQMVRRDRNHPSVMMWEPILNETHYPADFAKKARDLVHEEYPYKGCYTACDAVAQGSQHYEVLYAHPVTGDKHWSIKERKNSKPYFTREFGDNVDTWSAHNSTSRVARHWGEAPMMVQALHYLKTSFPYTTYDTLNAAPAYHFGGCLWHPFDHQRGYHPDPFYGGILDAFRQPKTSYYAFMSQRPQKTRNGLGSGPVVHIANECTPFSPEDVTVFSNCDSVRLSVNGGPPVEKRVASCPGGLKRVPVVFPKAWDFMENKKLARAGKEGAVKLVAEGLIGGKVVTRHEVRPARRAEKIRLTLDREDGVDLYANGSDVFAVVAEVTDGRGTVKRLNDEEIVFSVEGPAELLTDSPDGTLTQSVKWGSAPALVRLGATPGTVTVRASVKHPGSQKPVSGVIRFDTKAPGLKMLFTEDAAGSAKKVAGTPSSSEAPASEREKSLQMELEKVRHELNRLRNEKVSAQQTHFE from the coding sequence ATGATGAAAGTCACTACCATTCTCATAACGGCGGCATGTCTGGCCGGCTCTTTTTCCCTTTATGCCGATGCGGTTTCCGATCAGGAGGAGGCCGCTTCATCTACGGGAGCCTATTCCGTGGCAGGGGCTCTTCGCCTGCCGGAAAACGTAACGAAAAGGGACGTTTACGGCATGAATGTGGGCTGGAAACTGTTTAAGGGAGAGAAGGAGCCGGAGGAAGCGGCCAGCCCGGATGTTGACGATTCCTCCTGGGAGTCCGTCAACCTCCCCAACGGCATTGAGCTTCTTCCGGAAGAGGCCAGCGGCTGTTCCAACTACCAGGGGCCGGTATGGTACCGGAAAACATTTATTCCTCCCTCCCGGCTGGAGGGGAGGAGAAACACCCTGTATTTTGAGGGCATCATGGGAAAGAGCGAGGTCTGGGTGAATGGGGAGAAGGCCGCGGAGCATTTCGGCGGATATCTTCCCGTGATTGTTAATCTGGACAAGTGGCTGAAACCGGGACAAAAGAATGTCATCGCCGTGAAGGCGGACAATTCCAACGACGCTTCCTATCCCCCCGGCAAACCCCAGGAGGGCCTGGATTTTTCCTATTTTGGCGGTATTTACCGGGATGTGTACCTCATTTCCACCGGACCCGTGTATATCACGGACCCGAACGAGGCCGGAACTGTGGCCGGGGGGGGAGTTTTTTTCCGGACGGAATTTCTTGATCCCCGTACCCGCAAGGGCAAGGTGGGGGTGAAGGTTCAGGTGGCCAACCAGACAGACAAGGAACGGAAGGTGCGTGTGCAGGCGGTGATGACGGACCCCAAGGGGGTGGATCCTGCCGGGGAGACGGTTCCGCTGACTATTCCTCCACATTCCACGGGTGAAGTGGATATTCCTCTTGTGCTTTCCAACGTGAAACCGTGGTCTCCGGACAATCCCGATTTGTACACGTTGAGCGTGGAAGTATGGGACGCTGCTGGAGGGGACCATTCCAAAAATCCGGCCCATTTGCTGGACAACCGTTCCATAAGGGTGGGTGTCCGGACGGTGGAAATTACGGAAAAGGGGCTGGTGCTCAATGGATCCCTGTTTCCTGAAAAGCTGATTGGCGGCAACAGGCACCAGGATTTTGCCCGGCTTGGGAATGCAGTGCCCAACAACCTGCAATGGCAGGATGCCGTGAAGTTGAGGAAGGCAGGCATGCGCGTGATCCGGAGCGCCCATTATCCGCAGGATCCGGCTTTCATGGACGCCTGCGACCGTCTGGGCCTTTTCGTCATCGTCGCCACGCCGGGCTGGCAGTTCTGGGGCAGCGGCCCTTTTGCGGATCGGGTGTATGACGATATCCGCCAGATGGTGCGCCGGGACAGGAACCATCCCTCCGTGATGATGTGGGAACCTATTTTGAATGAAACTCATTACCCGGCGGATTTCGCCAAAAAGGCCCGCGACCTGGTGCATGAGGAATATCCGTACAAGGGATGCTACACCGCTTGCGACGCGGTGGCTCAGGGCAGCCAGCATTATGAAGTTCTGTATGCCCACCCGGTTACGGGGGACAAACACTGGTCCATCAAGGAACGGAAGAACAGCAAACCGTATTTTACCCGTGAATTCGGTGATAACGTGGATACCTGGTCCGCCCACAACTCCACCTCCCGTGTAGCCCGTCACTGGGGTGAAGCTCCCATGATGGTGCAGGCCCTTCACTACCTCAAGACCTCGTTCCCATATACGACGTACGATACGCTGAACGCCGCTCCGGCCTATCATTTCGGCGGCTGCCTGTGGCATCCTTTCGACCATCAGCGCGGTTACCATCCGGATCCCTTCTACGGCGGTATTCTGGATGCTTTCAGGCAGCCCAAAACCTCCTATTACGCATTTATGTCCCAGCGTCCCCAGAAGACGCGCAACGGGTTGGGTTCCGGCCCTGTGGTGCACATCGCCAATGAATGCACTCCCTTTTCTCCGGAAGACGTGACGGTGTTTTCCAATTGTGATTCCGTTCGCCTGAGTGTCAACGGAGGGCCCCCGGTGGAAAAGAGGGTGGCGTCCTGTCCCGGAGGCCTCAAGCGCGTGCCCGTCGTGTTCCCTAAAGCCTGGGATTTCATGGAAAACAAGAAGCTTGCCCGAGCAGGCAAGGAGGGAGCGGTGAAACTGGTGGCGGAAGGCCTGATAGGCGGCAAGGTGGTGACCAGGCATGAAGTCCGCCCGGCCCGGAGGGCGGAGAAAATCCGGTTGACTCTGGACCGGGAAGATGGAGTGGATTTGTACGCCAACGGTTCCGATGTGTTTGCCGTGGTGGCGGAGGTTACGGATGGCCGCGGAACAGTGAAGCGCCTGAATGATGAGGAGATTGTCTTTTCCGTGGAAGGCCCCGCCGAGCTGCTGACGGATTCCCCGGACGGCACGCTGACCCAGTCCGTTAAATGGGGTTCCGCTCCGGCCCTGGTGCGCCTGGGGGCAACACCCGGCACGGTGACGGTGAGAGCCTCCGTGAAGCATCCCGGTTCTCAAAAGCCCGTTTCCGGCGTCATAAGGTTTGACACGAAGGCTCCCGGGTTGAAAATGCTCTTTACGGAAGACGCCGCAGGCAGCGCGAAGAAGGTTGCCGGTACGCCGTCTTCCTCCGAGGCTCCTGCCTCCGAACGGGAGAAATCCCTTCAGATGGAGCTGGAAAAAGTGCGCCATGAACTGAACAGGTTGCGCAATGAAAAAGTGAGCGCCCAGCAAACCCACTTCGAATAA